A portion of the Methanomassiliicoccales archaeon genome contains these proteins:
- a CDS encoding methanogenesis marker 17 protein, with translation MIVKVEGPEEFGNESYVELFNSILLDIGITRHVEAVRFVIRPSDPLFLISVKTRKAAGKIRINEIAEISQSKEGTYINITDENYAPSLMSLLWQLYGRERIEQLSRLEIFCKGIDEKEISEIAIDRGEELRKKVLDALWRVLPEGFKIRYDLSSENVITILATEYEMKEEWKRLAEKAHADMEALDVQSASL, from the coding sequence ATGATAGTCAAAGTGGAAGGACCTGAAGAGTTTGGAAATGAGAGTTATGTGGAGTTGTTTAACAGCATCCTTCTCGATATAGGCATCACGAGACATGTGGAGGCAGTGAGATTTGTCATCAGACCATCAGATCCCCTCTTCCTCATTTCGGTGAAGACGAGGAAAGCAGCCGGCAAAATTCGAATTAATGAGATTGCCGAGATCTCTCAAAGCAAGGAGGGAACCTACATTAACATCACCGATGAGAACTATGCGCCTTCGCTAATGTCGTTGCTTTGGCAACTCTACGGAAGGGAACGAATCGAGCAGCTTTCAAGACTTGAAATTTTCTGTAAAGGAATTGATGAAAAGGAGATTTCAGAAATCGCGATTGATCGCGGGGAGGAGTTGAGGAAGAAGGTCCTCGATGCCCTGTGGAGGGTATTGCCAGAAGGTTTCAAGATCCGATATGATCTTTCTTCGGAAAACGTCATCACGATTTTGGCAACAGAATATGAAATGAAAGAGGAATGGAAGCGGCTGGCTGAAAAGGCTCACGCTGATATGGAGGCCCTTGATGTACAAAGTGCTTCTCTTTGA
- a CDS encoding methanogenesis marker 15 protein translates to MIKIAQLSCGTEYSGVQAEIEKAASIVGAKMVAPDVDLKDIDSAVEEFGFSPSSPQLRMMIARAVQLAHRRYDADAVFIASCFRCAEGALVRNEVRRYIQNHTRLPVVTYSFTERTKSGQLLTRMEALVTIVTRKDLLARERQVGLTVGIDSGSTTTKAMVIRDNEVIGKYWLPTGEVIASAEEALEKALEEAGVKLSEVEAIGVTGYGRYIIGKKLKAKLVQEELTVNSKGAVWLADRQKGEATIIDIGGMDNKAITVRDGIPDNFTMGGICAGASGRFLEIVAKRLKVDITELGKLADAGNYKKINMNSYCSIFGIQDLVTSLAEGNSIEDVASAACHSVAEQIYEQQLQEIDIRQPVIQVGGTSLISGMVTAMKDILGQEPIVPKNSQYIGSAGAALLASGFLEG, encoded by the coding sequence ATGATAAAGATCGCGCAGCTTTCGTGCGGAACAGAATATAGCGGTGTGCAAGCGGAAATCGAAAAGGCTGCGAGTATCGTCGGCGCAAAGATGGTCGCTCCAGATGTTGATCTTAAGGATATCGATTCTGCTGTCGAGGAATTCGGTTTTTCACCATCAAGCCCCCAACTCAGGATGATGATCGCCAGAGCAGTACAGCTCGCTCACCGGAGATACGACGCCGATGCCGTTTTTATCGCAAGCTGCTTTCGATGCGCTGAGGGAGCACTGGTCAGAAACGAGGTACGGCGGTACATACAAAATCATACGAGACTACCTGTTGTAACTTATTCCTTCACGGAAAGAACGAAATCTGGCCAGCTGTTGACGCGCATGGAAGCACTGGTAACTATCGTTACTCGAAAGGACTTGCTCGCCAGGGAAAGGCAAGTTGGATTGACCGTTGGTATCGATTCGGGTTCAACGACCACGAAGGCAATGGTCATAAGAGATAACGAGGTTATCGGGAAATACTGGCTCCCAACAGGCGAGGTCATCGCTTCGGCAGAGGAAGCGCTCGAAAAAGCCCTAGAGGAGGCAGGTGTGAAGTTAAGCGAAGTTGAGGCTATCGGTGTGACTGGTTACGGTCGATATATCATTGGAAAGAAATTGAAAGCGAAACTCGTTCAAGAAGAATTGACAGTCAATTCAAAGGGTGCTGTTTGGCTGGCAGACAGGCAAAAGGGAGAGGCAACGATAATCGATATTGGAGGAATGGACAACAAAGCTATCACCGTCCGCGACGGAATTCCTGATAACTTCACTATGGGCGGTATATGCGCAGGTGCGTCGGGAAGATTTCTCGAAATCGTGGCGAAAAGACTCAAAGTAGATATTACGGAGCTTGGAAAACTCGCGGATGCAGGTAACTACAAAAAAATCAACATGAATTCATACTGCTCGATTTTTGGAATACAGGACCTTGTTACTTCGCTGGCTGAGGGCAATTCGATCGAGGATGTTGCCTCTGCCGCATGCCACAGTGTTGCGGAACAGATCTATGAACAACAATTGCAGGAGATTGATATCAGACAACCAGTTATTCAAGTAGGGGGAACATCACTTATCAGTGGTATGGTGACGGCGATGAAGGATATACTCGGCCAGGAACCCATCGTTCCTAAAAATTCCCAGTATATCGGATCGGCCGGTGCGGCGTTGCTCGCATCAGGGTTCCTCGAGGGTTGA
- a CDS encoding methanogenesis marker 5 protein, with amino-acid sequence MKVFIMPPNSLILFDLVERFGHEPLSAMKAIAEKVTDLEIDSPPVNVTSEDVKKGLKYAGIEVPSGIRGRLALWGPLIDEAEAAIIMEDAPYYFGCVGCHRTNEMVKYLLRKKGIPILEIPYPTDEEEAKLMVIKIKEFLEGLK; translated from the coding sequence ATGAAAGTATTTATCATGCCTCCAAATAGCCTCATACTTTTTGATCTCGTCGAGCGTTTTGGACACGAACCACTGAGTGCTATGAAAGCAATTGCAGAAAAGGTCACAGATCTGGAGATTGATTCCCCCCCAGTCAATGTCACATCTGAAGACGTGAAGAAAGGTCTCAAGTACGCGGGCATTGAGGTTCCTTCGGGAATCAGAGGTCGTCTTGCATTGTGGGGACCTTTGATTGACGAGGCCGAAGCCGCCATTATCATGGAGGATGCTCCATACTACTTCGGTTGTGTTGGGTGTCACCGGACAAACGAAATGGTGAAGTACTTATTGCGCAAAAAGGGGATCCCTATCCTTGAAATTCCTTATCCCACTGATGAAGAAGAAGCGAAACTCATGGTCATCAAAATTAAAGAATTCCTGGAGGGGCTGAAATGA
- a CDS encoding methanogenesis marker 6 protein: MSEKNETRMIVIAPSSEITPDQIVRFLLSLGKNITVKETCYGAMIEGKKEDVQLAIREVRKLDPNRIYSKLRGFPVGDQRRCRALHGSRPGFTQLEKEWEMLSLIEKGLCAAERNERVSERKKKGRLSVDAFKRIVEEVIR, encoded by the coding sequence GTGAGCGAAAAAAATGAAACAAGGATGATTGTCATCGCACCCAGTTCTGAGATAACACCAGATCAAATTGTTCGATTTTTGCTCAGCCTTGGAAAGAATATCACAGTAAAGGAAACTTGTTATGGCGCAATGATCGAAGGGAAAAAAGAAGATGTACAACTGGCGATTCGTGAAGTAAGGAAGCTTGACCCCAACCGCATCTATTCAAAGTTGAGAGGATTTCCCGTTGGCGACCAGCGCCGGTGCAGGGCACTTCATGGCTCAAGGCCTGGGTTTACGCAGCTTGAGAAGGAATGGGAAATGTTGTCACTCATAGAGAAAGGTCTGTGTGCAGCGGAGAGGAATGAGAGAGTATCTGAAAGAAAAAAGAAAGGAAGACTGTCGGTGGACGCTTTCAAGCGGATCGTTGAGGAGGTGATTAGATGA
- a CDS encoding methanogenesis marker 3 protein — protein MKIVLNGEEIQINDGSTLGQVLNREIYETGSIVAIIRPSKILREETRDFSIKTTKGEMVLHLNDSECASLFQEIFGHIAGKNIRWKTSKVIAIGSFPTSLPVDRSPCRYSKFDCFFALGGFDNRTSYLMVSREDHEGVYGTRAGLVGRITRGRHLLDHLEEGDRILSVDPVFVEKSEHDVIVTSDLDFRLEDGMMVESYVHVLLNRNSPVSAEHFLVLTERGVLPITETTFTYAACSTRMNVSLVPEDSAIRDADTVTVRHEGTGTGRIYFYKIRRQILPAHNLVGTIKKGRNLIRAVKAGSKITITTEPKRILTIGLTQSAGEEFLAKRGFKQVRTGDTSDDAIIVEQEPELTMEVISEKEVETFGIPPEKLHEIELYDTLSPKTAYYIRKMTGLDHKPIGTMKVHFTYEGLPMVTFEGNPREAADLVPEATFDAVSARGDLGVTNMSRPHRGLIGIRLQESDEFGPTGEERYGTNLAGKLVSDLDRLMHGIKDGDIVYFRERKGEKRKITRRRKKGN, from the coding sequence ATGAAAATCGTACTCAATGGTGAGGAAATCCAGATCAATGATGGATCTACGCTAGGGCAGGTCTTAAATAGAGAGATCTATGAAACTGGATCGATCGTTGCAATCATCCGGCCTTCTAAGATCTTGCGGGAAGAAACAAGAGATTTCTCGATAAAAACAACGAAGGGAGAAATGGTTCTTCATCTGAATGATTCGGAATGCGCCTCCCTTTTCCAGGAAATTTTCGGACATATTGCTGGCAAAAATATCCGGTGGAAGACGTCAAAGGTGATTGCAATTGGTTCATTTCCTACCTCACTGCCCGTTGATAGATCACCTTGCCGGTACTCAAAGTTCGACTGTTTCTTTGCCCTAGGTGGTTTTGATAACAGGACGAGTTATTTGATGGTCTCGCGTGAGGACCACGAGGGGGTTTACGGAACTAGGGCTGGTCTCGTAGGTAGGATCACCCGCGGTAGGCATTTGCTCGATCACTTAGAGGAAGGCGACAGGATCCTCAGCGTCGACCCTGTCTTCGTCGAGAAGAGTGAACATGATGTCATCGTTACGAGCGATCTTGATTTCAGACTTGAAGATGGAATGATGGTCGAAAGTTACGTTCATGTTCTTTTGAATCGGAATTCACCTGTGAGCGCCGAGCATTTCTTGGTTCTCACAGAAAGAGGCGTCCTTCCGATCACTGAGACGACGTTCACATATGCGGCGTGTTCAACAAGAATGAACGTGTCCCTAGTACCTGAGGACTCAGCGATCAGGGATGCTGATACTGTTACAGTTCGCCATGAGGGAACTGGTACGGGGCGCATTTATTTTTACAAGATAAGGAGGCAGATCTTACCTGCTCATAATCTTGTCGGAACGATTAAGAAAGGAAGAAATCTCATACGGGCTGTTAAAGCTGGATCGAAAATTACAATCACTACAGAACCAAAAAGAATCCTCACCATTGGGTTGACACAATCTGCTGGGGAGGAATTCTTAGCTAAGAGGGGATTTAAGCAGGTCAGAACTGGCGACACATCGGACGATGCGATCATCGTGGAACAGGAGCCAGAGCTGACAATGGAGGTTATATCAGAAAAAGAAGTTGAAACCTTTGGGATTCCTCCTGAGAAACTTCATGAAATCGAGCTTTACGACACTCTCTCTCCGAAAACGGCCTACTACATCCGGAAGATGACGGGTCTTGATCACAAGCCGATCGGGACAATGAAGGTCCACTTCACTTATGAGGGACTGCCTATGGTCACATTCGAGGGCAATCCAAGGGAAGCAGCTGATCTAGTCCCAGAAGCGACTTTTGATGCAGTCTCAGCAAGAGGTGATTTGGGTGTCACCAATATGTCAAGGCCGCACCGCGGCCTCATTGGTATTAGACTCCAGGAAAGTGATGAGTTTGGCCCGACGGGAGAAGAGCGTTACGGAACAAATCTTGCCGGCAAGCTCGTTAGTGACTTAGATAGACTAATGCACGGGATAAAAGATGGCGATATCGTTTATTTCAGGGAGAGAAAGGGAGAGAAAAGGAAGATAACTAGACGACGAAAAAAGGGGAATTAG